The following DNA comes from Spirulina major PCC 6313.
AATCCCTTTCGGCGAAAACCATCGCCCATGAATGGCGGTTGCCCCTGTTGCGGTTGGATACAGGGCGATTGTTTGGTGGGTTGGTGGGGGAAAGTGAAAGCCGGGTGCGGCGGATGATTCAGATCACAGAAGCGATCGCCCCCTGCGTCTTGTGGATTGATGAAATTGACAAAGCCTTCGGCAACATTAGCGGCAGCGTCGATGGCGATTCTGGCACATCGCGGCGGATGTTCGGGGCGTTGATCACCTGGATGCAGGAAAAAACGGCCCCGGTTTTCATCGTTGCGACGGCAAATAATGTGCGCATCCTCCCCGCTGAACTGCTCCGCAAAGGCCGCTTTGATGAAATTTTCTTCCTCAACCTGCCCACAGAAAAAGAACGCCAAGAAATTTTTAACGTCCATCTTCAACGCCTGCGCCCCTCTCGCCTGCGGGAATTTAACCGATCGCTCCTCGCCAAACAGACCAAAGACTTTAGCGGCGCAGAAATTGAGCAGGTGATTTTCGACGCAATGCACCAAGCCTTCGCCGAAGGTCAAGATGGGCAACGGCGGGACTTTGTGGATACGGATATTTTGCGAGCCGTAGAAGATACTGTGCCCTTGGCTGCGATCGCCCGCGACCAGATCGAAGACCTCAAACGCTGGTCTGCCGAAGTGGGCGCTCGCACCGCCTCCCAAGACACCGAACTCACCCAAGCCCTCCGCGACTACATGAAGCGGCGCGGCTTCAATGCCAATGATGGCGATCCGTCCCGCTAATCAAAACCCCCGTTATTTCAACGAGGGTACTTGCATCAGATTAGTCATTGAATCGCCATGCTTTCGGGTCGTCGGTCGGATCTTAACTGACCTTCACCAAGATTTGATCCCCCTCTTCGCGGCTTTCGTAAACGGGCAGCGGATCTTCGGCGGGGCCTTTGGCAACGGAACCATCCAGGTTAAATTCAGCATCATGGCAGGGGCAAACCAAGGTGCCAGACTCTGACTTAAAGGCCACCGTACAGCCCTTATGGGTGCAGGTCGGGTTCAATGCCACCACCGCATCCGTACCCGGATCACGCAGGATTAGCACCGGAGCCGCTGCACTGGTTTCGTCAAGGACAGCTCCAGCGGCGAGTTGATCCACCGTAGCTAAGGCCAGAAATCCATCGGCATCCACCTCTGCGGCAGTGCCTTCGGTCGTGGTGGCATCCGGGGTGGTTTCCTCTGCGGCGGTGGTGTCATCGGGGGCGGCTTCCGGCTCCTCCGATGCAGCCGTGTCATCCGTGGCGGCGGGGCTACAGGCAGCTAGCACCACCGGGAGGGAACTGGCCAGCATGCCGACGCTGATCCAACTCAAAAATTGACGACGTTCCATAGAGTGTTCTTCATTCTGTGTAAGACTTCCTTAGTGTATCGAGATTTAAGATGATCATTAGATATTACTGAAGATCCACACAGGACAAACGCAGACTCCCAATGTCTCAACGACAGCATCAGAGGTGCAGCGATTGATCCCTTGCGTCAACCCCGTAAATTTTGCAACAAGACCAGAATTTAACCGCCTTGTTGCAAACAATGGAGAGTATGGGTTTGTCCTGAAGACCCACATAGTCAGGAAACGTAAACGAATGTTGCAAGTTGCGGGCAGAACTGTTACATTAATTTACATAAGAGGTGAGCACTACAGCATTTATTCGACACTCGTTCGTCAATCTCTGCACATCATCTGTAACTCACATCTCCTCCCAATACAGCAAGCTCAATCTAGCAAGCCAATCCAACGGCTTGCTTTTTTCTTGTCCGACCGTTGGTCTGACTCCCGCCCTTGGGAGCCTGCGCCCACGGTCCGATTACAGATCTTGATAATGGCTATTTTGGATTCGTATAGACGCGGCGTAAAGATAGATGTAAGTTTATGGGTAGGGTGAAGTGTTAATCTTAAAAGAAAGTTAAAATGCCCTAATAGACCGTGGTGATGACATTAAGCCCTCATCGCGCCCTGTGATTATTGCCCTAACTCGATTTTAGTTTTAGCGCATCCCATCGATTTTTTTAATGACCTTGTCCTGAATTGCACACTGAGGGGAAAGCACCGTGACTGCTCAAAACGCTAGCGCAAACCTTGCCAACAAAGATAGTAAAGATGCACCCAAAACGGCTGAAGCACCGAAGAAGCCCGCAGACGTGGTGAAAGCCAAAGAAGGCAGCCTACAGGTGTATCAATCCGGTGGCTTTCCATTGCCCCAAAACCGTCCCATTGAACCCAGCCATCTCAATGTTGTGAGTACCTACAATGCCATGGGAATTCGTCCGGTGATTGCCAGTGGCTTGAATATCAGCAGCAGCATGGTGTTGTCGGGCCAACGTCCGATCACGAAGAGTTCCTTGAATATCAGCGAGATCGTGATTTTGGGCAATCGGCCGGTGGCATCCAATGAGATTGAAGATATTAATACGTTGATTGGCTACCTCGATTAGGCTGCACTCGACGCGCCTGGCCCGATCGCACCTTCTAACGTCGTTTGCGATCGCCGTTTGATCCATTCCCCCTAATCCATGAATCGCCAAGTTTGGATATTAGCCCTTGGCCGGCTCCTTTCGCAGATTGGAACCGGCTTCACGCTGTTTTACGCAGCGATTTTTTTTGTCAATGAAGTGGGACTATCGGCCACTGCGGTGGGGTTGGCCTTAGGGAGTCAGTCCCTGTCCGGTGTGTTTGGGCGGTTTTTTGGCGGGATGGGGGCGGACTCGCCGCGCTGGGGACGGAAGCGGATCGTCTTAATTTCGGCGTTGGTGTCGGCGGTGGCGGATGGGGCGTTGGCGTTGGCTGATGATTTTCCGACCTTGGTACTGGGTAACCTGTTGATGGGGTTAGGGGTGGGTCTCTATTGGCCTGCGGCCGAGGCGGCGGTGGCGGATCTGACCACGGGGGCACAACGCAACGAAGCCTTCGCCCTGACGCGGTTAGCGGATTTGGTGGGGTTGGGGATTGGGACGGTGTTGGCGGGGCAGTGGATCGCTTGGGCGGGCAACTATCGGATGCTGTTTGTGATCGATGGTCTGTCGTTTGTGGTGTTTATGGGGTTGGTGGCGGTGTTGATTGCGGAGACGCGATCGCCCCACACCCCCGCCCCCAACCTCACACAGGGCTGGCTCTACGCCGTTCGCGATTCCACCTTGATGACCTACTGCGGGGTAAATATCCTCTTCACCGCCTACATCTCCCAAATCCAAAGCACCCTCCCCCTCTACCTCACCAATTTTCTGACGGCGGGCGGCTTTTCCCCGGCGGTGCTCAGTGGTCTGGTGACCTTTCACCTCGTCCTTGCGATGATCTGCCAAATGCCGATCGCGCGATCGCTGAATGCCGTCAGTCGGTGGCGGGCCTTGATGATCTCAATGCTCCTCTGGGGGATGGGGTTTGTGGCCGTGTGGGGCGCAGGGGTGGTGGAGTCTGGGGCGATACGGCCCGCTCTCTTAGCCTTTAGCCTCTTTGCCGTGGCGATGGTCACCTATACCCCGGCGGCTTCTGCCCTCGTGGTGGAACTTGCGCCCCCGTCCCTGCGGGGTATTTATTTATCGCTCAATTCCCAATGTTGGGCGATGGGGTATTTAGTGGGGCCAGCGGTGGGGGGTTGGGCGATGGATCAAGCCCGGCCGATTGTGGATGGATATTGGTTAATCGCGGCCCTGACGACGATCGCAGGCTTAGGGCTTTTAATTGCCTTAGAGCGGCACGTCCGCGGCCACCATCGCGCAACGCGAGCCTTAGTGGAGCAGGCAATGCAGACCTGTATGGCGCGGGATGCATCGGGGTTTGCGGCACTATTTACCGACGCGGCCGAACTGGTGTTAAAGCATCAGGTCATCACGGGACGGGATGCGATCGCTCAGATCACCGCTGACTACTTCACCACCTGCACCGAGATCACCATCACCCTGACTCACTTGCTCATTCAAAGCGATCGCGCCGAACTCGATTGGCATTGGTCGGATACCAAGGGCGATCGCGCCAATCACATCACCCTTGATCTCCACAACGGCAAAATCCAACGCTGGCACGAGGCCGATCAACCGACTCCCGCGCCCGTCGCTAAGGAATGATCACGTTAATCAAGCTCATCGCCCCGGCTTCGGGATTGGACACCACCACCTGATTTGTCGCGGCAATGAATTCAATGCCTTCGGGTTCAAACCCAGCCTCTGCATCGGCTCGGACAACCTCAGGATTGAGAATGACCGTGTCGAGCAGTTGAATATTGGCGGGGTCGGAAATGTCGTGGATCGTCATGGCATCGGATCGCTCAATGGCGACAAAGGCCAGGGTGCGATCGCCCACAACACCCACAGAAACCACCTCTGGCTCTGGCCCTTTGCTACTACAGCGTTGGGGCAATCCCAACCCAAGGATGCTCTCCTCAATCGAGTTACCACTGTCTCCGAGCAACGCTCCCGTAGTGGCATCAAACACACTAATGCTGCGGGTTCCATGGGGACTCAGGGGAATTCCCTGATCAGACTGTTGATTAACGCTGGTCAAATTATCTTCATCTGCGGTGACAAAAAAACGTCCGTCTGGAGTGAGGGCAATCCCGTCCGGCTCACGGGCAGAGGTAAACTCTTGTCGGAGGGACAGGTCATAGCGGCTAGAACGGCATTGGCCTGTGCCCACTTTGTCCACAATTAAGCCCAACCCGGTACGAATGCCCAGGTCAAAGTTTTGCACTGCAAATGCGGCGGCGGTCAGCGGGCTAGGGAGGGGAGACGGCAGATCAATGCGAGCGACGGCGTTATTTTCTTGGAGCGTGGCCACGAGAAACGAGCTATCCGCTGCAATTTTAATCGTTTCGGGCTGTGGATCATGGGGGAAGAACGGCAGGTTATCCGGCGGAATGGGGATTTCCACCTGAGTCATCTGGTCTACGCCATTGCGTAAATCAATGATCGAAATCGTGCCAGGACGGTTCTCAAGATTAGTCAGGTCTTCTTCGTTTTCTTCATCTTCATTGGCCACGGCGGCAAATTGGCCGTTTGGCGCGATCGCTACGGAGTCCGGGCCCCGTCCGACCGTGACCTGTCCCATCGGTTCTAGGTCAGGTAAGGCCAGGGCCACAACTTTTCCGGGCATCTCATTAAACGTGTCAGTATTAGCGTCATCCGCATCCTTGACCCCCAGCAGGGCAAACGTACCGTCGGGGCTGATGGCAACCCCCGTGAGTTCGGCGGCCGTCGAGCCTGCCGGTAAAAATTCTGCGGTCAATGTCCAAGTGCCCGCAACGGTGAGGGTCTCTGCGCCAATGGCCACCAGGGTCGCGGTCTCGTCACCAACCACGAGGGCATATT
Coding sequences within:
- a CDS encoding ubiquinol-cytochrome c reductase iron-sulfur subunit; the protein is MERRQFLSWISVGMLASSLPVVLAACSPAATDDTAASEEPEAAPDDTTAAEETTPDATTTEGTAAEVDADGFLALATVDQLAAGAVLDETSAAAPVLILRDPGTDAVVALNPTCTHKGCTVAFKSESGTLVCPCHDAEFNLDGSVAKGPAEDPLPVYESREEGDQILVKVS
- a CDS encoding MFS transporter encodes the protein MNRQVWILALGRLLSQIGTGFTLFYAAIFFVNEVGLSATAVGLALGSQSLSGVFGRFFGGMGADSPRWGRKRIVLISALVSAVADGALALADDFPTLVLGNLLMGLGVGLYWPAAEAAVADLTTGAQRNEAFALTRLADLVGLGIGTVLAGQWIAWAGNYRMLFVIDGLSFVVFMGLVAVLIAETRSPHTPAPNLTQGWLYAVRDSTLMTYCGVNILFTAYISQIQSTLPLYLTNFLTAGGFSPAVLSGLVTFHLVLAMICQMPIARSLNAVSRWRALMISMLLWGMGFVAVWGAGVVESGAIRPALLAFSLFAVAMVTYTPAASALVVELAPPSLRGIYLSLNSQCWAMGYLVGPAVGGWAMDQARPIVDGYWLIAALTTIAGLGLLIALERHVRGHHRATRALVEQAMQTCMARDASGFAALFTDAAELVLKHQVITGRDAIAQITADYFTTCTEITITLTHLLIQSDRAELDWHWSDTKGDRANHITLDLHNGKIQRWHEADQPTPAPVAKE